Proteins encoded by one window of Candidatus Pelagibacter giovannonii:
- a CDS encoding class II glutamine amidotransferase yields the protein MCGIAGLIHRGKSSNVGSELQGMLQALKHRGEDSTGYALYGDTDGKNFIMRFKVGENVGEGSSSIMEDVSVYDQRKKIVDQYLSELGAKIVKEERILPYSLRYELTYDVRDLLEFSQKIESIPGVEILSMGKSLEVIKDLGNAKMVCDRYSLDKLVGTHAIGHARMATESGVDIKSAHPFWGYPFSDVSVVHNGQLTNYWNNRRMLENKGMRFMSECDSELIAVYIAQKMREGASLEEGMKASLTGLDGVFTYFVATKDSLGMAKDTMAAKPLVLYESDDLVAMGSEEIAIRSVLPQEIDTYDPFDGEVKVWQI from the coding sequence ATGTGTGGAATAGCGGGATTAATACATAGAGGTAAATCATCAAATGTAGGAAGTGAACTACAAGGAATGCTTCAAGCTTTAAAACATAGAGGGGAAGATTCTACAGGTTATGCTTTGTATGGAGATACGGATGGTAAAAACTTTATCATGCGTTTTAAAGTTGGAGAAAATGTTGGTGAAGGAAGTTCATCAATAATGGAGGATGTTTCTGTATACGATCAAAGAAAGAAAATTGTTGATCAGTATTTATCTGAGTTAGGTGCCAAAATAGTTAAAGAAGAAAGAATTCTACCCTACTCTTTGAGATATGAACTTACTTATGATGTAAGGGATCTATTAGAGTTTTCACAAAAGATAGAAAGCATTCCAGGTGTTGAAATTCTTTCCATGGGAAAATCATTAGAGGTAATTAAAGATCTAGGTAATGCTAAAATGGTTTGTGATAGATATAGTTTAGATAAATTGGTTGGAACACATGCAATTGGTCATGCTAGAATGGCTACAGAGTCAGGTGTTGATATTAAATCTGCTCACCCTTTTTGGGGTTATCCTTTTAGTGATGTTTCTGTGGTTCATAACGGTCAATTAACTAACTACTGGAATAATAGAAGAATGCTTGAAAATAAAGGCATGAGATTTATGTCTGAATGTGATTCAGAATTAATCGCCGTTTATATTGCTCAAAAAATGAGGGAAGGCGCATCTCTTGAAGAAGGAATGAAGGCTTCTTTAACAGGTCTTGATGGAGTTTTTACATATTTTGTTGCAACTAAAGATTCTTTAGGAATGGCAAAAGATACTATGGCTGCAAAACCTTTGGTTCTTTATGAATCTGATGATTTAGTGGCAATGGGTTCAGAAGAAATAGCAATCAGATCAGTTCTACCGCAAGAGATAGATACATATGATCCATTTGATGGAGAGGTAAAAGTATGGCAAATTTAA
- a CDS encoding glutamine synthetase family protein — MTDLDRHVRQPGRDKLVKQVRAKINELGVEYIFFQFISVTGRVVGKGIPTDHWERTCEKGFQLVYGATANLFVDRHGDYIGYGPEAKELVGIPDPETFCQLPWDKKVARVFVTCFRNREERDNPGAHLTSDCRGNLRIHAQEFKKKHGYQLRVGTEPEMMWLTKNEDGSPTGKGFSKPYCYHIDQFESLRPVFMKVFEYARAMGFDMIQGDHEDAPGQLELNWMYDDVLRNADRLSTYRQICAQVAREFNLIACFMTKPFMGVSASGCHTNMSLWKGGKDRINKLSHKSIPAMDDVFTYVEGGTNYFMPDTNDIQLPGKVGLKAIGGVMKHLGALTAIGSSTVNSYRRLWDTGFWAPVYADWGFQNRTCGLRVSAPGRFEYRSVDSMHNPYLMGSGLLKCFDDGITNNIDPGKPESRSMYDAQAAGKKVKKLPLSLGEALNRLEEDEVIKSAMPDEMYKVFHWYKNDEWERFLGATTQWDLDTYLDCLP; from the coding sequence ATGACAGATTTAGACAGACACGTTAGACAGCCTGGTAGAGACAAATTAGTAAAACAAGTTAGAGCTAAAATTAACGAACTAGGTGTTGAGTATATATTTTTTCAATTTATTTCTGTAACTGGAAGAGTTGTGGGAAAAGGTATTCCTACTGATCATTGGGAAAGAACTTGTGAAAAAGGGTTTCAATTAGTTTATGGTGCTACAGCTAACTTATTTGTTGATCGTCATGGAGATTATATTGGTTATGGGCCAGAAGCTAAAGAACTAGTTGGCATACCTGATCCTGAAACATTTTGTCAGCTTCCTTGGGATAAAAAAGTTGCAAGGGTGTTCGTTACTTGCTTTAGAAATAGAGAAGAAAGAGATAATCCAGGTGCTCATTTAACTTCTGATTGCCGTGGAAATTTAAGAATACATGCTCAAGAATTTAAAAAGAAACACGGTTATCAATTAAGAGTTGGAACTGAGCCTGAAATGATGTGGTTGACTAAAAATGAAGATGGGTCTCCAACAGGTAAAGGTTTTTCTAAACCTTATTGTTATCACATAGATCAATTTGAATCTCTAAGACCTGTATTTATGAAAGTTTTTGAATACGCTAGAGCGATGGGCTTTGATATGATTCAAGGTGATCACGAAGACGCACCTGGACAATTAGAATTAAACTGGATGTACGATGATGTTTTAAGAAACGCAGATAGACTTTCAACTTATAGACAAATTTGTGCACAAGTTGCTAGAGAATTTAATTTGATAGCTTGCTTTATGACAAAACCTTTTATGGGTGTATCAGCGAGTGGTTGTCATACGAATATGTCGTTATGGAAAGGTGGAAAAGATAGAATTAATAAATTATCTCATAAATCTATTCCAGCGATGGACGATGTTTTTACTTATGTTGAAGGTGGAACTAATTATTTTATGCCAGATACTAATGATATTCAGTTACCAGGTAAGGTTGGATTAAAAGCAATTGGTGGTGTAATGAAACATTTGGGTGCGTTAACAGCAATTGGATCTTCAACAGTAAACTCTTATAGAAGATTATGGGATACAGGATTTTGGGCGCCTGTTTATGCTGACTGGGGATTTCAAAACAGAACTTGTGGTTTAAGAGTTTCTGCTCCTGGCAGATTTGAATATCGTTCTGTTGACTCAATGCATAATCCATACTTGATGGGTTCAGGATTATTGAAATGTTTTGATGATGGAATAACAAATAATATTGATCCGGGAAAACCAGAGTCTCGAAGTATGTATGATGCTCAGGCAGCTGGTAAAAAAGTTAAAAAATTACCTTTAAGTCTTGGTGAAGCCTTAAATCGTTTAGAAGAAGATGAGGTTATTAAATCAGCTATGCCAGATGAGATGTATAAAGTTTTCCATTGGTATAAAAATGATGAATGGGAAAGATTTCTAGGTGCAACAACTCAGTGGGATCTAGATACTTATCTAGACTGTCTACCGTAA
- a CDS encoding NAD(P)/FAD-dependent oxidoreductase codes for MSTLPTKAKVVIIGGGIHGLSTAWKLSETYKNPGDIVILEKKDTAAGASGIACGVIRNNYFQPAMRELMAHSVSVWESDPKAWKYNAVGYLQISPEVMHEDVATIYEQQKAIGYESEFIEGEKECTKYMKGMFDDWQATGITSVLHEKKGGYAFNKASIKALEEKTNTNGVNIIKGVTVTGFKKSSTSKAVNGVETDKGIIECEQVVVGAGPWVRDFWNMLELPKVANIKGQDGKFHKEDMWKYWMLQEGVIGVDKDFLKMNDGGQPPVMHVDSTAPLYSDTTKKLITDELWGIYYKPDIEGLGVQGGTSPYIVDKHFDKINIDPYGIDSPEFQTTESFNDMWCSALAHCHKRFEGKSGLYRKGPSGGLGCMTPDNFPIFDRFLENVYMIADANHGYKMIGVGELVAQEILGTESELLKPFRFDRYEKGELHPTSNSPFPWS; via the coding sequence ATGTCAACACTACCAACTAAAGCAAAAGTAGTAATCATCGGTGGCGGAATTCATGGGCTAAGCACAGCCTGGAAACTTTCTGAGACTTATAAAAACCCTGGTGACATTGTAATTCTTGAAAAAAAAGATACTGCAGCGGGTGCCAGTGGAATAGCTTGTGGCGTTATAAGAAATAATTATTTCCAACCTGCTATGAGAGAATTAATGGCTCACTCAGTTTCTGTCTGGGAAAGTGATCCTAAGGCTTGGAAATATAATGCTGTTGGGTATTTACAAATATCTCCTGAAGTTATGCACGAAGATGTTGCTACAATATATGAACAACAAAAAGCTATTGGATATGAATCAGAATTTATAGAAGGTGAAAAAGAATGTACTAAATATATGAAGGGTATGTTTGACGATTGGCAAGCAACAGGAATTACATCCGTATTACATGAAAAAAAAGGTGGTTATGCATTCAACAAAGCTTCTATAAAAGCTCTAGAAGAAAAAACTAATACAAACGGAGTTAATATTATTAAGGGTGTTACGGTTACAGGCTTTAAAAAAAGTAGTACTAGTAAAGCAGTTAATGGTGTTGAGACAGACAAAGGAATTATTGAGTGCGAACAGGTAGTCGTTGGTGCTGGTCCTTGGGTTAGAGATTTTTGGAACATGTTAGAACTTCCAAAAGTTGCTAATATTAAAGGACAAGATGGAAAATTTCATAAAGAGGATATGTGGAAATATTGGATGTTACAAGAAGGTGTTATTGGTGTTGATAAAGACTTTTTAAAAATGAATGACGGTGGTCAGCCTCCTGTAATGCATGTTGATTCTACAGCCCCATTATATTCTGATACAACTAAAAAATTAATAACAGATGAGCTTTGGGGAATTTATTATAAGCCAGATATTGAAGGTCTTGGTGTTCAAGGTGGAACCTCTCCATACATAGTAGATAAACATTTTGATAAGATAAACATAGATCCATATGGAATAGATTCACCTGAGTTTCAAACCACAGAATCATTTAATGATATGTGGTGTTCAGCTTTAGCACATTGTCATAAGAGATTTGAAGGTAAATCAGGTTTGTATAGAAAAGGACCATCAGGTGGCTTAGGATGTATGACACCTGACAATTTTCCTATCTTTGATAGGTTTTTAGAAAATGTTTATATGATTGCTGATGCAAATCATGGATACAAAATGATTGGTGTCGGTGAACTTGTTGCACAAGAAATTCTTGGAACTGAAAGTGAATTATTAAAACCTTTTAGATTTGATCGTTATGAAAAAGGAGAGCTTCACCCTACCTCGAATAGTCCATTCCCGTGGAGCTAA
- a CDS encoding DUF1989 domain-containing protein produces MLHTSKDIKNPGLRTLPPGVEKYFVKGGGLSLIEVLPEDKIEIINDEGQQICEVVVFNSHGKSDLSILSLKENSNADFSKKTISNDEKISKILKKKNLELHNAKASIIFNNDCVMGEKITLTSKDKCIVMIAAPGGAMNVHEQNPPTDLTIFLSKAKFIETDEQFILPDPLSDPIIEQLVKRRTAETYSVKAGEYIQIIDPGGRQCSDFLAFDTQKLNDGIESIIDDKATRTFMGSAYPGPGLFSKFYDGDHEAMVEVVRDTVGRHDTFNLACTSKYYEDMGYMGHINCTDNFNKGLEKYDINSRKSWSAINLFFNTGIDENNVATFDEPWSRPGDYVLFRALKNLTCISSACPCDVDAANGWNPTDIFVRTYSKEKKYSKAIAFRMKTDSEPKLTQETGFHKKTSELTRNFVEYKGFWLANNFTNSGTIKEYSACRESAIATDLSPLRKFEILGPDAENLMQYTLTRNVKKLSVGQVVYTAMCYENGCMLDDGTLFKLGQDNFRWIGGDEYSGEWLKEQAKKKNYKVWIKSATDHIHNIAVQGPNSRKILEKFVWTPPIQPSITELEWFRFNIARIDHETGTPIVISRTGYTGELGYEIWCHPKDAAEVWDKVWEAGKEFDITPLGLEALDMLRIEAGLIFYGYEFDDQTDPFEAGIGFTVPLKTKEDDFIGKEELIKRKANPQKKLVGLELDGHEPAAHGDNVYIGRGQVGVITSGMLSPKLGKNIALCRIDVKYSEIGSKVEIGKLDGHQKRIIAKVVPFPFYDPTKSRVKA; encoded by the coding sequence ATGCTACATACTAGTAAAGATATTAAAAATCCTGGTTTAAGAACTTTGCCACCAGGAGTTGAAAAATATTTTGTAAAAGGTGGTGGCCTATCATTAATAGAAGTTTTACCAGAAGACAAAATAGAAATTATTAATGATGAGGGACAGCAAATTTGTGAAGTAGTTGTTTTCAATTCACATGGTAAATCTGATTTATCTATTTTAAGTTTAAAAGAAAATTCTAACGCAGATTTTTCAAAAAAAACTATTTCTAATGATGAAAAAATTTCAAAAATTTTAAAGAAAAAAAACTTAGAGTTACACAATGCTAAGGCATCAATTATTTTTAATAATGATTGTGTAATGGGTGAAAAAATTACGCTAACTTCAAAAGACAAATGTATAGTTATGATTGCAGCTCCTGGCGGTGCTATGAATGTTCATGAGCAGAATCCACCAACAGATTTAACAATTTTTTTATCTAAGGCTAAATTTATAGAAACAGATGAACAATTCATTTTACCAGATCCATTAAGTGACCCGATTATAGAGCAGCTTGTTAAAAGAAGAACTGCAGAGACTTATAGTGTTAAGGCTGGTGAATATATTCAAATAATTGATCCAGGTGGAAGACAATGTTCAGATTTTTTAGCTTTTGATACACAAAAATTAAATGATGGAATTGAAAGTATTATTGATGATAAAGCAACACGAACCTTTATGGGTAGTGCTTACCCTGGACCTGGTTTATTTTCAAAGTTTTATGATGGTGATCATGAAGCTATGGTTGAAGTTGTAAGAGATACCGTTGGAAGACACGATACATTCAACCTTGCTTGTACCTCAAAATATTATGAAGATATGGGTTATATGGGGCATATTAATTGTACAGATAATTTTAATAAAGGTTTGGAAAAATATGACATCAATTCTCGTAAAAGCTGGTCTGCTATAAACCTTTTTTTTAACACAGGAATTGATGAAAATAATGTTGCAACTTTTGATGAGCCTTGGTCGAGACCAGGAGATTACGTTTTATTTAGAGCATTAAAAAATCTAACATGCATATCTTCTGCTTGTCCTTGTGATGTTGATGCTGCAAATGGCTGGAATCCCACCGATATATTTGTTAGGACTTATTCAAAGGAAAAAAAGTATTCAAAGGCAATAGCATTTAGAATGAAAACAGACTCTGAACCAAAACTAACTCAAGAAACAGGTTTCCATAAAAAAACTTCAGAACTGACAAGAAATTTTGTTGAGTATAAAGGTTTTTGGCTTGCTAATAATTTTACAAATTCAGGAACTATAAAAGAATATTCGGCTTGTAGAGAAAGTGCGATTGCAACAGACTTATCACCTCTTAGAAAGTTTGAAATTCTTGGACCCGATGCAGAAAATTTAATGCAATACACGCTTACTAGAAATGTAAAAAAATTATCAGTTGGGCAAGTTGTTTATACAGCCATGTGTTATGAAAATGGCTGCATGTTAGATGATGGTACTTTATTTAAATTAGGACAAGATAATTTTAGATGGATTGGTGGAGATGAATACAGCGGTGAATGGTTAAAAGAACAAGCTAAAAAGAAAAATTATAAAGTTTGGATTAAATCTGCAACAGATCATATACATAACATTGCAGTTCAAGGTCCAAACAGTAGAAAAATTTTAGAAAAATTTGTATGGACACCACCAATACAGCCATCGATCACTGAACTTGAATGGTTTAGATTTAATATTGCAAGAATAGATCATGAAACAGGAACGCCAATTGTTATTTCAAGAACAGGTTATACGGGTGAACTTGGTTATGAGATATGGTGTCATCCAAAAGATGCTGCAGAGGTTTGGGATAAAGTTTGGGAAGCTGGTAAAGAGTTTGATATTACTCCATTAGGCTTAGAAGCTTTAGACATGCTTCGTATTGAAGCTGGTCTAATCTTTTATGGCTATGAGTTTGACGATCAAACAGATCCATTTGAAGCAGGTATTGGCTTTACAGTTCCACTTAAAACTAAAGAAGATGATTTTATAGGTAAGGAAGAATTAATTAAAAGAAAAGCAAACCCACAAAAGAAATTAGTTGGCTTAGAATTGGATGGACACGAACCTGCGGCGCATGGTGACAATGTTTATATAGGTCGAGGTCAAGTTGGTGTAATAACAAGTGGAATGTTGTCCCCAAAACTTGGAAAAAATATTGCGCTATGCAGAATTGATGTTAAGTATTCCGAAATAGGATCGAAAGTAGAAATAGGAAAACTTGATGGGCACCAAAAAAGAATTATTGCTAAAGTCGTACCATTTCCATTCTACGATCCAACAAAATCTAGAGTTAAAGCTTAG
- a CDS encoding ABC transporter substrate-binding protein, whose translation MKKIVSLISALVISVVSFAGISNAADSKKPIVIPTHNWSSQIVMAHVIGGIFESMGNNVKYVNTDSQAVYEAIRIGDVSLSHEVWESAFGKSFTTALDKGGLVDWGDHEARTLEDMGYPNWVAEKGLCPGLPDWTALKNPACAKNFTTPDSGGKGRMLEGPQSWHGDLIPQRVDALGLGDLWTVKFAGSADALWAELKAAEKEGRGTIIFNWTPNFTDGAGFTFIDFPPYSAGCRPEDGGDGKCGSPDGYLKKAVTADFPKTHPAAAAAFKKMSFSTSHIGAMAALVDLDKMTHEDAAKKWLADNKSVWQAFTK comes from the coding sequence ATGAAAAAAATAGTATCATTAATATCTGCCCTAGTAATTTCAGTAGTTAGTTTTGCTGGAATATCTAATGCAGCAGATAGTAAAAAACCTATCGTTATTCCAACTCATAACTGGTCAAGCCAAATTGTAATGGCTCACGTTATTGGTGGAATTTTCGAAAGTATGGGAAATAATGTAAAATATGTAAACACAGACTCACAAGCTGTTTATGAAGCAATTCGTATCGGTGATGTAAGTTTATCTCATGAAGTATGGGAATCTGCGTTTGGAAAATCATTCACTACAGCGCTAGACAAAGGAGGTTTGGTTGACTGGGGAGATCATGAAGCTAGAACTCTTGAAGATATGGGTTATCCAAACTGGGTTGCTGAAAAAGGACTATGTCCTGGTCTTCCAGACTGGACTGCATTAAAAAATCCAGCTTGTGCTAAAAACTTTACAACGCCTGATTCAGGTGGAAAAGGACGAATGTTAGAAGGTCCACAAAGTTGGCATGGAGATTTAATACCTCAAAGAGTTGATGCTTTAGGACTTGGAGATCTTTGGACTGTTAAATTTGCTGGAAGTGCAGATGCACTTTGGGCTGAACTTAAAGCAGCTGAAAAAGAAGGAAGAGGAACTATAATATTTAACTGGACACCAAACTTCACAGATGGTGCTGGTTTTACTTTTATAGATTTCCCTCCATATTCAGCAGGTTGTAGACCAGAAGACGGTGGTGATGGAAAATGTGGTTCGCCAGATGGTTATTTGAAAAAAGCTGTAACTGCAGACTTTCCAAAGACACATCCAGCGGCAGCAGCGGCATTTAAAAAAATGTCATTCTCTACAAGTCACATTGGTGCAATGGCTGCTTTAGTTGACCTTGACAAAATGACTCACGAAGATGCAGCTAAAAAATGGTTAGCTGACAATAAGAGTGTTTGGCAAGCTTTTACTAAATAA